A single Pseudochaenichthys georgianus chromosome 10, fPseGeo1.2, whole genome shotgun sequence DNA region contains:
- the dcps gene encoding m7GpppX diphosphatase, which yields MADSAAKHETDELYQKAKRAKSDNENGGGEVGKEIECGNILSQFKTTKVLSDSAREKNIFIHGKLADQDAVIILEKTPIREDTLAELFTGSTLKLEMKNDIYSTYRLQAPPQLNEIKTTVVCPATEKHIKKYQRQESFLVEETGADYQSITLPYIQKQSFSVQWVYNILEKKAEADRIVFEDPDPTVGFLLLPDFKWDQKQIDDLYLIAITLQRGIRSLRDLTQEHLPLLQNIFQKGKEAILQRYQLPASKLRVYLHYQPSYYHLHVHFTKLGYEAPGCGVERAHLLADVIQNLQSDPEYYKTRTLYFPLRVDDGLLSKYKEAGRL from the exons ATGGCAGACAGCGCGGCTAAACACGAAACTGATGAATTATATCAGAAAGCCAAGAGGGCGAAATCTGACAACGAGAATGGCGGAGGAGAAGTTGGAAAGGAAATTGAATGTGGAAATATTCTGTCTCAGTTCAAAACGACTAAAGTCTTGAGTGATTCAGCCCGGGAGAAAAACATCTTCATCCACGGAAAG CTTGCTGATCAGGATGCGGTGATAATCTTGGAGAAGACCCCCATCAGAGAAGACACCCTGGCTGAGCTCTTCACCGGTTCAACGTTGAAGCTGGAAATGAAGAACGACATCTACAGCACGTATCGCTTACAAGCTCCCCCTCAACTCAATG AGATAAAGACTACAGTCGTGTGTCCAGCCACAGAGAAGCATATAAAGAAATACCAGCGTCAGGAGAGCTTCCTGGTGGAGGAGACGGGAGCGGACTATCAGTCCATCACGTTGCCTTACATTCAGAAGCAGAGTTTCAGTGTGCAG TGGGTATACAACATCTTGGAGAAGAAGGCCGAGGCTGACAGGATCGTTTTTGAAGATCCAGACCCAACAGTCGGATTTCTACTCCTCCCAGATTTCAAATGGGACCAGAAACAG aTTGATGATTTATATCTGATCGCCATAACACTTCAGAGAGGCATCCGGAGTCTCAGAGACCTGACGCAGGAGCACCTCCCTCTGCTGCAGAACATCTTCCAGAAGGGCAAG GAAGCCATCCTGCAGCGCTACCAGCTTCCAGCCAGTAAACTGCGAGTATACCTGCACTACCAGCCGTCCTACTACCACCTCCACGTCCACTTCACCAAGCTGGGCTACGAGGCTCCGGGCTGCGGTGTGGAGCGGGCCCACCTCCTCGCAGACGTCATCCAAAACCTGCAGTCCGACCCCGAGTACTACAAGACCCGGACCCTGTACTTCCCCCTGAGGGTGGACGACGGACTGCTCAGCAAATACAAGGAGGCAGGGAGGCTGTGA